A genomic window from Bdellovibrio sp. SKB1291214 includes:
- a CDS encoding tyrosine-type recombinase/integrase yields MASLRLKLNSLKVQNTKAPGLTADGGGLYLQVSRNGSKSWLFRFMLNGRSRSMGLGSVKTITLAEARSKSLDCRKLLIDGLDPIEERNRRNQQRALDTARKITFDECAALYIESHRAGWKNAKHADQWTNTLKTYVSPIVGSKSVDSIDTAAVMECLDKIWRTKTETASRVRSRIELVLDWASVHGYRSGDNPARWRGRLDKLLPKRSMVQPIKHHKALPLADLPEFMEDLRMRDGVSSLALEFTILNAVRTSEALNAKWDEISFEEEVWIIPPSRMKAKKEHRVPLGRRSLEILKKLKEIGSGEIYIFPSNKAGRPLSNMALLVLIGRMGYDVTTHGFRSTFRDWAGEFTNHPREVAEAALAHTLKDKAEAAYRRGDSLLKRRVLMKDWETFCMIKPGAKSTISYLEKNTF; encoded by the coding sequence ATGGCAAGCTTAAGGCTAAAATTAAATTCTTTGAAAGTTCAAAACACTAAGGCGCCGGGCCTGACCGCTGATGGTGGTGGTCTATATCTTCAAGTCAGTCGAAATGGTAGTAAGTCATGGCTGTTTCGTTTCATGCTTAATGGACGATCGCGCTCTATGGGATTGGGGTCGGTAAAGACCATAACCCTAGCAGAGGCACGATCCAAGTCTTTGGACTGTCGAAAGCTTCTAATTGACGGTCTTGATCCAATCGAGGAAAGAAACAGAAGAAACCAACAGCGGGCCTTGGATACCGCAAGGAAAATTACCTTTGATGAATGTGCAGCTCTTTATATCGAAAGTCATCGGGCAGGATGGAAAAATGCGAAACATGCTGACCAATGGACAAATACCTTAAAGACATATGTCAGCCCTATTGTCGGTTCTAAATCTGTCGATTCAATTGATACAGCTGCAGTCATGGAGTGTTTAGACAAAATTTGGAGAACCAAAACCGAAACTGCAAGCCGGGTCCGAAGTCGTATTGAATTAGTTTTGGATTGGGCGTCTGTTCATGGGTACCGATCAGGAGACAACCCAGCTCGTTGGCGGGGGCGGCTTGATAAACTGCTACCTAAGAGATCTATGGTTCAACCTATCAAACACCATAAAGCACTTCCATTGGCCGACCTTCCTGAGTTTATGGAGGACCTAAGAATGCGAGATGGAGTTTCTTCATTGGCTTTAGAGTTTACCATACTCAACGCAGTTCGAACTTCAGAGGCCTTAAATGCAAAGTGGGACGAGATTTCCTTTGAAGAGGAAGTCTGGATTATTCCACCATCTAGAATGAAGGCAAAAAAAGAACATCGGGTTCCATTGGGAAGGCGTTCATTGGAGATATTGAAGAAGCTTAAAGAGATTGGTAGTGGCGAAATTTATATATTTCCCTCGAATAAAGCTGGTAGACCATTATCAAATATGGCTCTTTTGGTACTTATTGGTCGGATGGGCTATGATGTAACAACGCATGGTTTTCGGAGTACATTTAGAGACTGGGCGGGTGAATTCACAAACCACCCGAGGGAAGTTGCGGAGGCGGCATTGGCACATACTTTAAAGGATAAAGCTGAGGCTGCCTATCGGAGAGGAGATTCCCTTTTGAAGAGACGCGTTTTGATGAAGGATTGGGAAACCTTCTGTATGATTAAGCCAGGTGCAAAAAGCACCATTTCGTATTTGGAGAAAAATACTTTTTAG
- a CDS encoding SRPBCC domain-containing protein, whose amino-acid sequence MCKTIKQKVHFKAPPEVIYGLLTDSKKYATLTGKKAKIGKSAGAAFSVYGGQATGIIVELVKNRRIVQAWRGHSFPEGIFSMATFNLKPVGKNGTELILIHRGVPKEMIPSIENGWRKYNWDKIKTYLENQR is encoded by the coding sequence ATGTGCAAGACGATAAAACAAAAAGTTCATTTCAAAGCTCCTCCAGAAGTGATTTACGGATTGCTTACGGACTCCAAAAAATATGCGACTTTAACAGGTAAGAAAGCCAAGATCGGAAAGTCTGCGGGAGCAGCATTTTCAGTTTATGGTGGTCAGGCCACAGGAATAATTGTGGAACTAGTTAAAAATAGAAGGATTGTCCAAGCATGGAGAGGGCATAGCTTTCCCGAGGGCATATTCTCGATGGCAACTTTCAATTTAAAACCCGTAGGCAAGAACGGCACTGAACTTATATTGATTCATCGAGGAGTACCCAAAGAAATGATCCCATCGATTGAAAATGGATGGCGCAAGTACAATTGGGATAAAATAAAAACCTACTTAGAAAATCAGCGCTAA
- a CDS encoding TIGR02147 family protein has product MVSVYEFTDYKTYLKKRVSQSEQRGFATRLAEAAGCQRSYFSTVLNGNIHLLPEHAFGISEFLGLSHEEQEYLFLILDYNRAGNAAFRSHLLKKIKEKQLAWKDFKNRLKKDSIAEVEDMSVRQFYYSSWLYAAIHIAVSIPKLGEVKHLSTYFGISESVAVWHLEKLAQMGLVEKKSGRWSWKSGDLHLSKDSPWIATHHSNWRMQALNDLPQRKTESLHFSVVQSLSKDDIEKLRFRIVEWVEEFKKIASPSTPEEIVCLNLDFFKPGAN; this is encoded by the coding sequence ATGGTTTCAGTCTATGAGTTTACGGACTATAAAACGTATCTAAAGAAGCGGGTTTCCCAGTCCGAGCAGCGTGGTTTTGCGACCCGTTTGGCGGAGGCCGCGGGCTGCCAGCGGTCTTACTTTTCCACGGTTTTAAATGGCAACATCCATCTTTTACCCGAGCATGCCTTTGGCATCAGTGAGTTCTTAGGACTCTCTCATGAAGAGCAAGAATATCTGTTCCTGATTTTGGATTATAACCGCGCTGGGAACGCCGCCTTTCGTTCACATCTTTTAAAAAAAATTAAGGAAAAGCAGCTCGCCTGGAAGGATTTTAAAAATCGTCTGAAGAAGGACAGCATCGCAGAAGTTGAAGACATGTCGGTTCGACAGTTTTATTATTCTTCGTGGCTGTACGCCGCAATTCATATCGCGGTCAGCATCCCTAAACTTGGAGAGGTTAAACATTTGTCGACTTACTTTGGAATCTCCGAATCAGTCGCCGTATGGCATCTTGAAAAATTAGCACAAATGGGATTGGTCGAAAAAAAAAGCGGCCGATGGAGCTGGAAAAGCGGCGATCTGCATCTTTCCAAAGATTCTCCGTGGATTGCAACTCATCACTCGAACTGGCGCATGCAGGCTTTAAATGATCTGCCGCAAAGAAAAACCGAATCACTGCACTTTTCGGTCGTGCAATCTTTAAGCAAGGACGATATCGAAAAACTTCGCTTCCGTATTGTGGAGTGGGTAGAGGAATTTAAAAAGATCGCAAGCCCTTCAACCCCGGAAGAGATTGTGTGTTTGAATTTGGATTTCTTTAAGCCTGGAGCAAATTAA
- a CDS encoding type 1 glutamine amidotransferase: MHKLLVIQHQSTVPAGSTLEWAAKNNILVEYWHPAEGEPIPDRNSYSMVVICGGTANTFEEEKFPWLRAEKKFLRELIQKDTKIFGLCLGAQLLADVLGEKVYVHPAGWESGFVEVRLNDGSKLNAFQSHLCTFDLPKGAELIATNDFCKNQAYRLGRNIMATQFHPETTIEWIKYNAEKDLSSRAGNVQTKEQMLGSLELQKPLQDWYFKQLDSFFLRT, from the coding sequence ATGCACAAGCTTCTGGTTATTCAACATCAATCGACTGTTCCGGCCGGCTCCACTTTAGAGTGGGCCGCGAAAAACAATATTTTGGTGGAGTATTGGCATCCGGCGGAGGGTGAACCCATCCCAGATCGCAATTCTTATTCGATGGTTGTGATCTGCGGGGGAACTGCCAACACATTTGAAGAAGAAAAGTTTCCGTGGCTTCGTGCAGAGAAGAAATTTCTGCGTGAGTTAATTCAGAAAGACACCAAAATTTTTGGCTTGTGCTTAGGCGCCCAGTTGTTGGCAGATGTATTGGGGGAAAAAGTTTATGTTCACCCTGCAGGATGGGAGTCAGGTTTTGTGGAGGTTCGTTTGAATGATGGTTCAAAACTTAACGCCTTCCAATCCCACCTATGTACTTTTGATTTACCCAAAGGCGCCGAGTTAATCGCCACAAATGATTTTTGTAAAAACCAGGCATATCGCTTGGGCAGAAACATCATGGCCACACAATTTCATCCGGAAACAACAATTGAGTGGATTAAATATAATGCTGAGAAAGATCTTTCTTCACGAGCTGGGAACGTGCAAACAAAAGAACAGATGCTAGGCTCCTTAGAGCTGCAAAAGCCTTTGCAGGATTGGTACTTTAAGCAATTAGATTCGTTTTTTCTGCGAACCTAA
- a CDS encoding YiiX/YebB-like N1pC/P60 family cysteine hydrolase — MGKLALTLAVAVIGILAACSNKPTPPLESLSYRNPASAAELISGSKRVLTDINNPQVFNADTCAVFVNNVTDYLYNLPADHFIPKTAIERESLKQAGPEVLDTIFQIRVSLHEKLQQFDSRKELSKECIIKTREGFQYARFAEEYLLDWLYVQKVYTFKKTPILTNEKPSTWTNPKFEGFQLKTGDIMLIRGKSYVSAMIARIADEEGNFSHLALVSEDKMGRKYVVEALIQYGVIVTPLEKWRQAEDSRVMLFRNPDEALAKKAGRFMYDHAQTALDRKQGIRYDFYMNDDDYSSLFCSEVARMAYDRASNGQLMLPMFRSTVSKFKGNEYPKSLGVTKASLFAPYDIEVDPRFDLVAEYRYLPLLRQVRMQDAVLQSVYSWMIEKGYNFHWEPKHAGKAYLAKMVRQFGVAKDTLPRYMPVQSIKTNVQFEAVASALEKNIYAKENEFYKKNGYLPSFQDMLKMNDEYRVKDCKENNSFHLPGFNKAEFHWFFYNDSGKCN, encoded by the coding sequence ATGGGAAAACTAGCACTCACTTTGGCCGTTGCTGTAATTGGAATTCTTGCGGCTTGTTCCAATAAGCCAACTCCACCGCTTGAGTCGTTAAGCTATCGAAATCCTGCGAGTGCAGCAGAACTAATCTCGGGTAGCAAAAGAGTTTTAACGGATATCAATAATCCCCAGGTGTTTAATGCAGACACCTGCGCCGTTTTCGTGAATAACGTGACAGATTATTTGTACAATCTGCCTGCGGATCATTTCATACCAAAAACGGCGATAGAGCGCGAAAGCTTAAAACAAGCCGGCCCGGAAGTTTTAGATACGATTTTTCAAATCCGCGTATCGTTGCATGAAAAGCTTCAACAGTTTGATTCACGTAAAGAACTTAGCAAAGAGTGCATTATCAAAACCCGCGAGGGCTTCCAGTACGCACGCTTTGCTGAAGAATATTTGTTGGATTGGTTGTATGTTCAAAAAGTTTATACTTTCAAAAAAACACCGATCTTAACCAACGAAAAACCAAGCACCTGGACAAATCCAAAATTTGAAGGTTTTCAGCTAAAGACGGGCGATATTATGTTGATTCGTGGCAAATCCTACGTGTCAGCGATGATTGCACGTATCGCCGATGAAGAGGGAAATTTTTCTCATCTTGCCTTAGTGAGTGAAGATAAAATGGGTCGCAAGTATGTGGTTGAAGCCTTGATCCAGTACGGTGTGATCGTGACGCCGCTTGAGAAATGGCGCCAGGCTGAAGACTCTCGCGTGATGCTTTTTAGAAATCCCGATGAAGCGTTGGCCAAAAAAGCGGGTCGTTTTATGTACGATCATGCGCAAACTGCCTTGGATAGAAAGCAGGGTATTCGCTATGACTTTTACATGAATGATGACGACTACTCGTCACTTTTCTGCTCTGAAGTTGCACGCATGGCTTACGATAGGGCTTCGAATGGCCAATTGATGTTACCTATGTTTCGCAGCACGGTTTCGAAATTCAAAGGTAACGAATATCCAAAATCTTTGGGAGTAACGAAAGCGTCGTTGTTTGCGCCTTATGATATCGAGGTCGACCCACGTTTTGATCTGGTCGCTGAATATAGATACCTTCCACTTTTGCGCCAAGTACGAATGCAGGACGCGGTTTTGCAAAGTGTGTATAGCTGGATGATTGAAAAAGGTTATAATTTCCACTGGGAGCCCAAGCACGCGGGCAAAGCATATCTGGCAAAAATGGTTCGCCAGTTTGGCGTGGCGAAAGATACGCTTCCGAGATACATGCCGGTTCAGAGCATTAAAACAAATGTTCAGTTTGAAGCTGTGGCAAGTGCTTTAGAAAAAAACATCTATGCGAAAGAAAATGAGTTTTATAAAAAGAACGGCTACCTTCCGTCATTCCAAGACATGTTAAAGATGAATGACGAATACCGCGTGAAAGATTGTAAGGAGAATAATTCCTTTCATCTACCAGGTTTTAATAAAGCTGAGTTCCATTGGTTCTTTTATAATGACAGCGGCAAGTGTAATTAG
- a CDS encoding phage/plasmid primase, P4 family → MNSNGRSNLHKLPDETVRYSDDAIADEFSLRHYELLYCAELGWIKYNGQRWCRASDEVIKQFVRDTCRNMAHRALEDATLREEQRNRIAKAITSAGTIAAVERLARGDERHFCEVDIWDRSLYLLNTPGGTVDLKTGELRPHDPEDRIMQMTNATPRGECPNWIAFLNNITNGNEDLVAYLKRLAGYCLVGDPKEECLDFFYGGGGNGKGTFLEGLIHALGSYSATASMDTFTESLTSRHPTELAKLVGKRLVVAQEVDQGKRWNESLIKTLTGKDKISARFMRKDFFEFYPQFTLIIAGNHKPSFRAVDDAIRRRLHLVPFTVKIEAAQRDATLKEKWKEESDGILKWALDGCLEWQQVGLQPPEVITKATAEYLEEEDTFGIWLSECCIQGKDFQESASRLYRSYQCWKEQRGEGRRSMKSFSKILKERNFKQKRTSAGSVYLGLNLNFIEIMKLDSQNNDFHPKREIRVEHADNDAS, encoded by the coding sequence ATGAATAGTAACGGCAGATCAAATCTACATAAATTACCGGATGAGACTGTCCGTTACTCTGATGATGCAATTGCCGATGAGTTTTCTTTGAGGCATTACGAACTTCTCTATTGTGCGGAACTCGGCTGGATAAAATATAACGGTCAAAGATGGTGCCGAGCTTCGGATGAGGTTATTAAACAATTTGTACGAGATACATGTCGAAATATGGCTCATCGTGCTTTAGAGGATGCAACCCTCAGAGAAGAACAAAGAAATAGGATTGCGAAGGCCATTACGTCCGCAGGCACAATCGCAGCAGTTGAGCGGCTCGCACGAGGTGACGAGCGACATTTCTGCGAGGTAGATATTTGGGACAGGAGCTTATACCTTCTTAATACTCCTGGAGGCACGGTTGATCTTAAAACCGGAGAACTTCGACCCCACGATCCAGAAGACAGAATAATGCAAATGACCAACGCAACACCACGAGGTGAATGTCCAAACTGGATTGCTTTTTTAAATAATATCACAAATGGCAATGAGGATTTAGTCGCATACTTAAAGAGGTTAGCTGGATACTGCCTTGTCGGTGATCCCAAAGAGGAATGTCTCGACTTTTTCTATGGTGGCGGAGGAAATGGAAAAGGAACCTTTCTAGAGGGGTTAATTCATGCCCTAGGTAGTTACAGCGCAACGGCTAGCATGGATACATTTACGGAAAGCTTAACATCACGACATCCAACCGAACTAGCGAAGCTTGTCGGTAAACGCTTGGTGGTCGCGCAAGAGGTGGATCAAGGAAAGCGCTGGAACGAGTCGCTCATAAAAACTCTTACGGGAAAAGATAAGATTTCTGCTCGGTTCATGAGGAAGGATTTTTTTGAATTTTACCCTCAATTTACGTTAATTATTGCCGGAAATCATAAGCCGTCATTCAGGGCTGTCGATGATGCGATTCGCAGACGTCTTCACCTGGTTCCCTTTACAGTTAAGATCGAGGCGGCACAGCGAGACGCCACCTTGAAGGAAAAATGGAAAGAAGAGTCTGATGGGATTTTAAAATGGGCATTAGATGGATGTCTTGAATGGCAGCAGGTCGGTCTTCAACCCCCCGAGGTCATTACTAAAGCAACAGCTGAATACTTGGAAGAAGAAGATACGTTTGGAATTTGGTTATCTGAATGTTGTATTCAAGGAAAAGATTTTCAAGAATCGGCATCACGCCTTTATAGGTCATATCAGTGTTGGAAAGAACAACGCGGCGAGGGACGGCGTTCCATGAAAAGTTTTTCTAAGATCTTAAAAGAACGAAATTTTAAACAAAAAAGAACTTCAGCTGGAAGTGTTTACCTTGGTCTAAACCTCAATTTTATAGAGATTATGAAATTGGATTCGCAGAACAATGACTTTCATCCTAAAAGAGAAATTAGAGTCGAACATGCGGATAATGACGCTTCATGA
- a CDS encoding AraC family transcriptional regulator — MSKVAKLSHSQELEAIRDRLDQVIADFAAVNETYVTPIPWLSMAKTIAPVPPMAHIYEPSLCICVRGRKKVLIGKDFVHYDAKNYFISCIEMPTIISIAKASPKVPYMGIAVRLELEMVRSIIAEMEISGTQVEHSESAIAIRPVTTNILEPVLRAAILASEKKDISIMAPLLQREIYYRLLSGPSGDRLRQFAQLGSQTNRVSKAVNWIRDNFQKKMSIEDLAKMANMGVSTFHRHFSEITTMSPIQYQKNLRLHEARRLMITEDLDAATSAMHVGYESVTQFNREYRRLFGQPPATHKKKIIGSDMPTSDSVV, encoded by the coding sequence ATGAGCAAAGTTGCCAAATTATCTCATTCCCAAGAGCTTGAGGCTATTCGGGATCGTTTGGATCAGGTCATTGCAGACTTCGCCGCCGTCAACGAGACGTACGTAACTCCTATTCCCTGGCTGAGTATGGCAAAGACTATAGCTCCAGTTCCCCCCATGGCTCACATCTATGAACCAAGTCTTTGTATTTGTGTACGAGGTCGCAAAAAGGTTTTAATTGGCAAAGATTTTGTTCATTACGACGCGAAAAATTATTTCATAAGCTGTATTGAGATGCCCACAATTATTTCGATCGCAAAAGCGAGTCCTAAAGTTCCATACATGGGAATTGCCGTGCGTTTAGAGCTTGAGATGGTTCGTTCGATCATTGCCGAGATGGAAATTTCTGGTACACAAGTGGAACATTCGGAGTCGGCGATCGCCATCCGACCTGTCACCACAAACATATTAGAACCGGTGTTAAGAGCAGCGATACTTGCATCAGAAAAAAAAGATATTTCGATCATGGCCCCACTTCTTCAGCGAGAAATTTATTACCGTCTGCTATCGGGACCAAGTGGGGATCGTTTGCGCCAATTCGCGCAACTGGGCTCGCAAACAAACAGAGTCAGCAAGGCAGTAAATTGGATCCGTGACAACTTTCAAAAAAAAATGTCGATTGAAGATTTGGCGAAAATGGCAAATATGGGAGTGTCCACGTTCCATCGCCATTTTTCAGAAATTACCACGATGAGTCCCATTCAGTATCAGAAAAACTTGCGCCTCCATGAAGCCCGCCGCTTGATGATTACCGAGGATCTTGATGCAGCCACAAGTGCCATGCATGTTGGGTACGAGAGCGTGACGCAATTTAATCGCGAGTATCGTCGTCTGTTCGGTCAGCCGCCAGCCACACATAAAAAGAAAATTATCGGATCGGATATGCCAACTTCAGATTCAGTGGTTTAA
- a CDS encoding GFA family protein codes for MIQGSCHCGNVKWKYKIAIESVTACNCGLCRRYGALWAYGASPSSIEVDGPTTSYAWANKHNSFHFCTTCGGLAYYISNKPYENGEFRAAVNFRLVEKPEEIQHLRIDHFDGFDKFEDLPSDGDTVKDLWF; via the coding sequence ATGATCCAAGGTTCTTGTCATTGCGGCAACGTAAAATGGAAATATAAAATCGCTATCGAAAGTGTCACGGCATGCAACTGTGGGCTTTGTCGCAGGTATGGTGCATTGTGGGCCTATGGCGCAAGCCCATCAAGCATTGAAGTTGATGGACCTACGACATCCTATGCATGGGCAAACAAACACAACTCATTTCATTTTTGTACGACTTGCGGTGGACTAGCTTATTATATTTCTAATAAGCCCTATGAAAATGGCGAATTTAGGGCCGCGGTAAATTTCCGTCTGGTTGAAAAACCCGAAGAGATCCAACATCTGCGCATCGATCACTTCGATGGTTTTGATAAGTTCGAAGACCTGCCGTCAGATGGCGATACGGTTAAAGATTTGTGGTTCTAA
- a CDS encoding helix-turn-helix domain-containing protein, with protein MRENKDKLIALGLRISDERKRRGITMERLAYEMDLSKGNLSEIERGIRDPKFSTLLAIAEGLDTTISKLLKDL; from the coding sequence GTGAGAGAAAATAAAGATAAGTTGATAGCGCTAGGTTTAAGAATTAGTGATGAACGCAAAAGACGCGGCATCACTATGGAGCGATTAGCCTATGAAATGGACCTGAGCAAAGGGAACCTTTCAGAGATCGAGCGCGGAATACGTGATCCTAAGTTCTCAACTCTACTGGCGATTGCCGAAGGACTTGATACAACCATTTCCAAACTACTTAAAGATCTTTGA
- a CDS encoding replication-relaxation family protein, which yields MENLKKYGVLSTPQVIRLHFQSIAKTTALRRLRALDHGTFIRRSVPLDDGTSTWTLGLKGKRLLAVEESMQFSNRNTIYHDVLLNDVRMKFEDMGLARDWTPEYHLKSHAFKNYKYRHAKEQLIPDGMLIEPIRGKDVEIAIELELTRKSESRYKDIFREYRDINLDHVWYFVRSIKDKEIISRIAESCYLFDSKILLFSDVSDFLKDEVPQVYFADKQEPMPLSSIHFDRSRIYSPAHRGDQGVSRLEPQKFEIREVPMSLIS from the coding sequence TTGGAAAATCTTAAGAAATACGGTGTTCTTTCAACACCTCAAGTGATCCGACTTCACTTCCAATCAATCGCAAAGACCACGGCACTCAGACGTCTACGAGCATTAGATCATGGAACTTTCATCCGTCGCTCAGTTCCTTTGGATGATGGGACAAGTACATGGACTCTTGGCCTCAAGGGAAAACGACTACTCGCAGTAGAAGAGTCGATGCAGTTCTCAAATCGCAACACAATCTATCACGATGTCCTTTTGAACGACGTTCGAATGAAATTCGAGGACATGGGATTGGCACGCGATTGGACTCCCGAGTACCATTTAAAGTCTCACGCCTTCAAAAATTATAAATATCGTCACGCCAAAGAACAACTCATCCCTGATGGAATGTTGATCGAGCCCATTAGAGGCAAAGATGTTGAAATTGCCATCGAGCTTGAGCTTACAAGAAAAAGTGAATCACGGTACAAGGACATCTTTCGCGAATACCGAGACATCAACCTTGATCATGTGTGGTACTTCGTAAGAAGCATCAAAGACAAAGAGATCATCAGCAGAATTGCAGAGAGCTGTTATCTTTTCGATTCAAAAATTCTCTTGTTCTCGGACGTTTCTGACTTTCTAAAGGACGAAGTCCCGCAAGTCTATTTCGCCGACAAACAAGAGCCAATGCCATTATCGAGCATTCACTTTGATCGCTCTAGAATTTACTCACCTGCTCACAGGGGCGATCAAGGGGTGAGCAGGCTTGAACCCCAAAAATTTGAGATCAGGGAAGTACCTATGTCCTTGATTTCATAA
- a CDS encoding terminase small subunit, which yields MCHLSSKQERFCLEYMVDLNAKKAAIRAGYSPHTAMEQGYQLLQKTSVQSKLTMLMEERASRLEVNADLVVDGLKNIAFRDIRDLFGKNGELLPIASLPRGLATSISAIEIIEGPGLGQRTYKINFYSKIRALELLGKHVGFFKKESPVGQPSLAKLIGQINKPEIKDL from the coding sequence ATGTGTCACTTAAGTTCAAAACAAGAACGTTTCTGCTTAGAATACATGGTGGATTTGAATGCTAAGAAGGCTGCTATCAGAGCTGGTTACAGTCCCCATACTGCAATGGAGCAGGGATACCAATTACTTCAGAAAACTTCAGTTCAATCAAAATTGACGATGCTCATGGAGGAGCGAGCTTCACGTCTCGAAGTGAATGCAGATTTAGTCGTAGATGGACTGAAGAATATCGCTTTTCGAGATATACGAGATCTCTTTGGAAAGAATGGAGAACTATTACCAATAGCAAGCTTGCCAAGAGGATTGGCAACTTCAATTTCAGCCATCGAAATTATTGAAGGACCAGGCCTCGGCCAAAGAACATACAAGATCAATTTCTACAGCAAAATTCGTGCGCTCGAACTATTAGGAAAGCATGTCGGTTTCTTTAAAAAAGAATCGCCAGTAGGCCAACCAAGCCTCGCGAAATTAATAGGGCAGATTAATAAGCCGGAAATCAAAGATCTTTAA
- a CDS encoding helix-turn-helix transcriptional regulator has product MGACCLSGGHAMPSNNILRLSEVSDKVGLTRSSIYRFLKTGCFPKPINLSSRSVGWLESEVNLWIEQRVAARDCLKNDKGTDNE; this is encoded by the coding sequence ATGGGCGCATGTTGCCTCTCAGGAGGTCATGCGATGCCAAGTAATAATATTTTAAGATTGTCAGAAGTTTCAGATAAAGTCGGTCTAACCCGGTCATCAATTTACCGGTTCTTGAAAACCGGATGTTTTCCAAAACCAATTAACCTAAGTAGTCGAAGTGTTGGATGGCTCGAATCAGAGGTGAACCTTTGGATTGAGCAGAGGGTCGCCGCTAGGGACTGCCTTAAAAACGATAAGGGAACCGACAATGAATAG
- a CDS encoding aldo/keto reductase, whose product MSLNKYITLGKSGLRVSPLALGTMTFGEDLGWGSSVEESTKIMDRYIEMGGNFLDTANFYTKSHSEKIIGDHIGRHKSRRDRLVIATKFSGNLYPGDPNGGGSSRKSIVEQAENSLRRLQTDYIDLYWLHNWDVHTPIEETMRALDDLVRHGKIRYVGVSDTPAWKIAQANVISNFRGWSPFIGMQVEYSLLERTIEQELVPLALEFDIGITPWSPLKSGVLSGKYNRKNAGQQTSDRAAFIDGIWTEQTFKVIDELEAIAKKHDSTPARIALAWVRAQPGVTSTIIGARRMTQLEDNLKSLEISLSNDDLNRLDTLTKPKFGFPQSMQPMFPAIHNGGTSVNGVSAELSPFVIGKDDKPY is encoded by the coding sequence ATGTCACTTAATAAATACATCACTTTGGGAAAATCTGGATTGCGCGTAAGTCCTTTGGCTTTAGGGACGATGACCTTCGGTGAAGACTTGGGGTGGGGCTCTAGCGTCGAAGAATCCACAAAAATAATGGATCGCTATATCGAAATGGGTGGAAATTTTTTGGATACAGCGAATTTCTATACCAAAAGTCACTCTGAGAAAATCATCGGGGATCATATTGGTCGTCATAAATCTCGTCGTGACCGCTTAGTTATTGCGACAAAATTCAGTGGCAATCTATATCCAGGAGATCCTAACGGTGGCGGTTCCAGCAGAAAGTCCATTGTCGAACAGGCCGAAAACTCTCTTCGTCGTCTGCAAACAGATTATATCGATTTGTACTGGTTGCATAACTGGGACGTCCATACTCCAATTGAAGAAACTATGCGCGCGCTTGATGACCTAGTTCGCCATGGTAAGATTCGTTATGTCGGCGTTTCCGATACACCCGCTTGGAAAATCGCACAGGCGAATGTGATTTCTAACTTCCGGGGTTGGAGCCCTTTCATTGGCATGCAGGTCGAATATTCATTACTTGAACGCACCATCGAGCAGGAGCTTGTTCCACTAGCGCTTGAATTTGATATCGGCATTACCCCGTGGTCTCCCTTGAAAAGCGGAGTCCTTAGCGGAAAATACAATCGCAAAAATGCTGGACAGCAAACTTCTGACAGAGCTGCATTCATAGATGGAATTTGGACGGAGCAAACTTTCAAAGTTATCGACGAATTGGAAGCCATCGCGAAAAAACACGACAGCACACCGGCTCGCATTGCTTTGGCATGGGTACGCGCTCAACCAGGAGTTACATCAACCATTATCGGTGCACGCCGCATGACTCAACTTGAAGACAATTTAAAGTCTTTGGAAATCAGTTTGTCGAATGATGATTTAAATCGCTTGGATACTTTGACGAAGCCAAAATTTGGATTCCCTCAAAGTATGCAGCCGATGTTCCCGGCTATTCACAATGGCGGGACATCTGTGAATGGAGTTTCTGCAGAGTTATCTCCATTCGTCATCGGCAAGGACGATAAACCATACTAG